Proteins encoded together in one Peribacillus asahii window:
- a CDS encoding glycoside hydrolase family 13 protein: protein MKKRWWKEAVCYQIYPRSFQDSNGDGIGDLQGVISRLDYLHELGIDVLWICPFFQSPNADNGYDISDYQAVAQEFGTMDDLEVLVEEVHRRGMKIILDLVLNHTSDEHPWFIDSRSSQDHPKRDWYIWRDGKNGKEPNNWESIFSGSAWTYDEQTKQYYLHLFAEKQPDLNWKNANMRSALYDMVNWWLEKGIDGFRVDAITHIYKRDGLPNMPNPDGKEYVPAFDMHTNQDGILDYLEELKTETFANHDIMTVGEANGVRIEQADDWVGAENGKFNMIFQFEHLGLWNRGHHETVDVPALKQTLSKWQYGLHNKGWNALFFENHDQPRIVSTWGDDTQYWLESAKMIGALYFLMQGTPFIYQGQEIGMTNVQFASIDDYDDVGMKNYYRIETAKGRPHEEMMQIIWKSGRDNSRTPMQWDSSANAGFTKGTPWMKVNKNYPSINVANQITDGHSIYTFYKKLIELRKQYEVFIYGAYELVLEDDPQIYAYIRRSEGQAALVVCNFSKQKQSIDLSSWRTEPTQLLLANYKDAFVSLEKNTTLRPYEVLVYLL, encoded by the coding sequence ATGAAAAAAAGATGGTGGAAAGAAGCGGTTTGTTATCAAATTTATCCTAGAAGCTTTCAAGACAGCAATGGGGATGGAATCGGTGATTTGCAAGGTGTCATTTCTCGTCTCGATTATCTCCATGAACTAGGCATCGATGTTCTTTGGATTTGTCCTTTTTTTCAATCGCCTAATGCTGATAATGGATATGATATTAGTGATTATCAAGCAGTTGCTCAAGAATTTGGGACGATGGACGATCTAGAAGTGTTAGTAGAAGAAGTGCATCGGCGCGGTATGAAAATTATCTTGGATCTTGTGCTGAATCACACAAGCGATGAACATCCATGGTTTATTGATTCTCGTTCTTCACAAGATCATCCAAAGCGAGATTGGTATATTTGGCGCGATGGTAAGAATGGAAAAGAGCCGAACAATTGGGAAAGTATTTTCTCAGGAAGTGCGTGGACATACGATGAACAGACGAAGCAATATTACTTGCATCTGTTTGCTGAAAAACAACCCGATTTAAACTGGAAAAATGCCAATATGCGTAGTGCATTATATGACATGGTTAATTGGTGGCTTGAAAAAGGAATCGATGGTTTCCGAGTGGATGCGATTACACATATTTATAAGCGAGACGGCTTGCCGAATATGCCGAATCCAGATGGAAAAGAGTACGTTCCAGCTTTTGATATGCATACAAATCAGGATGGAATCCTCGATTATTTGGAAGAATTAAAGACAGAAACGTTTGCTAACCATGATATTATGACAGTGGGTGAAGCAAATGGTGTTCGAATTGAACAAGCCGATGACTGGGTCGGGGCAGAGAATGGAAAGTTTAATATGATTTTTCAATTCGAACATTTAGGACTGTGGAATCGAGGTCATCACGAAACGGTGGATGTCCCGGCTTTAAAACAGACGCTGTCAAAGTGGCAATATGGCTTGCATAATAAAGGCTGGAATGCTTTATTTTTTGAAAATCACGATCAGCCTAGAATTGTTTCTACATGGGGCGATGATACACAATACTGGCTGGAAAGTGCGAAAATGATTGGTGCTTTATACTTTCTAATGCAGGGGACACCGTTTATTTATCAAGGGCAGGAAATCGGGATGACCAATGTTCAGTTTGCTTCGATTGATGATTATGATGATGTTGGGATGAAAAATTATTATCGCATTGAGACAGCAAAAGGCCGGCCTCATGAGGAAATGATGCAGATTATTTGGAAAAGCGGAAGAGATAACTCGCGAACGCCGATGCAATGGGATAGCAGCGCAAATGCAGGATTTACCAAGGGAACACCGTGGATGAAGGTGAATAAAAACTATCCGTCTATTAATGTTGCCAATCAAATAACGGATGGTCATTCTATCTATACTTTTTATAAGAAGCTGATTGAGCTGCGCAAGCAATATGAAGTATTTATTTATGGTGCCTATGAATTAGTGTTAGAGGACGATCCACAGATTTATGCTTATATTCGAAGAAGTGAAGGTCAAGCGGCTCTAGTTGTTTGTAATTTTAGTAAACAGAAGCAGTCTATTGATTTATCTTCATGGCGTACGGAACCAACGCAGCTTCTGTTAGCGAATTATAAGGATGCTTTTGTAAGTCTAGAGAAGAATACCACTCTAAGACCTTATGAAGTCCTTGTATATCTTCTATAA
- a CDS encoding YajQ family cyclic di-GMP-binding protein: MAKESSFDIVSKVEFPEVTNAVTMAMKEIATRYDFKGSKSNITLEKEELILVSDDEYKLDQLKDVLLSKLVKRNVPIKNLEYGKIEGASGGNVRQRAKLIQGIDKEQAKKINTIIKNSGLKVKSQIQDDQIRVTGKSRDDLQAIINAIRNADLSIDVQFLNYR; this comes from the coding sequence ATGGCAAAAGAAAGTTCATTTGATATTGTATCAAAAGTAGAGTTTCCAGAAGTAACAAATGCTGTCACAATGGCGATGAAAGAAATTGCAACCCGCTATGATTTCAAAGGAAGCAAAAGTAACATTACGCTAGAAAAAGAAGAGCTTATACTCGTTTCCGACGATGAATATAAGCTGGACCAATTAAAGGATGTACTTCTTAGTAAACTTGTAAAACGTAACGTGCCCATTAAAAACTTGGAGTATGGAAAAATCGAAGGTGCTTCAGGCGGAAATGTACGCCAACGTGCAAAGCTTATTCAAGGGATTGATAAAGAGCAAGCAAAGAAAATTAATACGATTATTAAAAATAGCGGCTTAAAAGTAAAAAGCCAAATCCAAGATGATCAAATCCGCGTAACAGGAAAAAGCCGTGATGATTTACAAGCGATTATCAATGCTATTCGTAATGCAGATTTATCAATCGATGTACAATTTTTAAATTACCGCTAA
- a CDS encoding VOC family protein, which translates to MINKIGKITVYVQDQEQAKDFWLNKVGFVLKFEQPMGPNMSWIEVGPSEDEFTTLVLYSKSAMEQHQPAKVAHPSILFSTTDIESAYEKMKQNGVEVGDMLRMPFGTMFSFKDQDGNEYLLREDK; encoded by the coding sequence ATGATTAATAAAATTGGCAAAATTACTGTGTATGTACAAGATCAAGAACAGGCAAAGGACTTTTGGTTAAATAAAGTGGGCTTTGTATTGAAATTTGAACAACCGATGGGACCAAACATGTCCTGGATAGAAGTTGGACCTAGTGAAGACGAATTTACTACCTTAGTTCTGTATTCTAAATCTGCAATGGAACAACATCAACCTGCTAAAGTTGCCCATCCATCGATTCTTTTTAGCACAACGGATATTGAATCAGCTTATGAGAAGATGAAACAAAATGGAGTAGAAGTAGGGGACATGTTAAGAATGCCGTTTGGAACAATGTTCTCATTTAAAGATCAAGATGGAAATGAGTATTTATTAAGGGAAGATAAATAA
- a CDS encoding SDR family oxidoreductase has product MSPSNNNQTKQTFPPQHQTHQPGVETKMTPNPKSVNENYKGSGKLAGKTAIITGGDSGIGKSVSIYFAKEGANVAIVYLDEVEDAKTTKQLVEKEGQKCLLLQGDIGNESFCQSIVAQTMEAFGGLDILVNNAAEQHVQTNFLDITAEQLEKTFRTNIFSMFYLTQAALPHLKQGSSIINTASITAYKGHPKLIDYSATKGAIVSFTRALSNSIITDGIRVNAVAPGPIWTPLIPASFNEQDVSKFGSDTPIGRAGQPEELAPAYVYLASEDSSYMSGQVLHINGGTVVNG; this is encoded by the coding sequence ATGAGTCCATCAAATAATAATCAAACGAAGCAAACCTTTCCGCCGCAGCATCAAACACACCAGCCGGGTGTAGAAACAAAGATGACACCTAACCCAAAATCCGTAAATGAAAACTATAAAGGAAGCGGTAAATTAGCTGGTAAAACAGCGATTATTACCGGTGGCGATAGCGGAATTGGTAAGTCTGTAAGCATTTATTTTGCTAAAGAAGGCGCGAACGTGGCGATTGTCTATTTAGATGAAGTTGAGGATGCAAAAACAACGAAGCAGTTAGTAGAGAAAGAAGGCCAAAAATGCCTGCTCCTACAGGGGGATATCGGCAATGAATCTTTTTGCCAAAGTATCGTTGCACAAACAATGGAAGCATTTGGGGGACTTGATATTTTAGTCAACAATGCGGCTGAACAGCATGTGCAAACGAACTTTCTAGATATTACAGCCGAGCAGCTAGAAAAAACGTTCCGCACCAATATTTTTTCGATGTTCTATTTAACACAAGCCGCTCTTCCTCACTTAAAACAAGGAAGCAGCATTATCAACACCGCTTCTATTACAGCCTATAAAGGCCATCCTAAATTAATCGATTATTCAGCTACAAAGGGAGCCATCGTTTCCTTTACACGAGCACTCTCCAATTCGATTATTACAGATGGTATTCGTGTGAATGCTGTAGCACCTGGCCCTATTTGGACACCGCTCATTCCCGCTTCGTTCAATGAACAAGATGTCTCCAAGTTTGGCAGCGATACGCCAATCGGGCGCGCTGGACAACCAGAGGAACTCGCTCCTGCTTATGTATATTTAGCGAGCGAAGATTCCTCCTATATGAGCGGACAAGTACTCCATATCAATGGCGGTACGGTTGTAAATGGATAA
- a CDS encoding HAAS signaling domain-containing protein, translated as MNLIDIYIQEVTRRLPEKSREDIALELRSTIEDMLSDDYNEEEVKEVLEKLGNPATLASGYRDQPMHLIGPRYFDVYVTLLKMILPIAAVISLISMIATYFMNYGGEEAVINVVLHIMGEGIWKIIEVSMQVFFWVTLVFAIIERTDKGKDQDPLTTSFSKWTPDDLKNISYIPKKKAITKCEVFGGLMWTAIWATLYFYAEHLVGVYRGSETGLEFVVPVLNHEVLLRYWPIVIVIIGCEIALSLYKLMKGQWTKSIAIFNMVVQVVGTVVFIVISSNPNLLHPKFLAYIADFKQLETWVVGGVIGIFIISAAIVVFDGFRKAKIS; from the coding sequence ATGAATCTAATTGATATTTATATACAAGAAGTCACGCGGAGACTGCCTGAAAAAAGTCGTGAGGATATTGCCCTCGAATTACGGTCGACGATTGAGGATATGCTGTCTGATGATTACAACGAGGAAGAGGTGAAGGAAGTCCTTGAAAAACTGGGTAATCCAGCAACATTAGCTAGCGGTTATCGAGATCAGCCCATGCACCTAATTGGTCCGCGCTATTTTGATGTATATGTCACGTTATTAAAGATGATTTTACCAATTGCCGCGGTCATTTCGTTAATCTCGATGATTGCCACATATTTTATGAATTATGGTGGAGAAGAAGCGGTTATTAATGTTGTGCTCCATATTATGGGGGAAGGAATATGGAAAATCATCGAAGTAAGCATGCAAGTATTCTTTTGGGTGACGCTTGTTTTCGCCATTATCGAACGAACGGATAAAGGAAAAGATCAGGATCCACTAACAACAAGTTTTAGCAAATGGACACCGGATGATTTAAAAAACATTTCGTATATTCCTAAGAAAAAAGCGATTACGAAGTGCGAAGTGTTTGGGGGGTTAATGTGGACAGCGATTTGGGCAACCCTTTATTTTTATGCCGAGCATCTTGTAGGGGTATATAGAGGTAGCGAAACAGGTCTTGAATTCGTGGTCCCCGTTTTAAACCATGAAGTGTTACTTCGCTATTGGCCAATTGTGATTGTGATTATCGGGTGTGAAATCGCACTATCTCTTTATAAATTAATGAAGGGGCAATGGACGAAGAGCATAGCTATTTTTAATATGGTTGTTCAGGTTGTAGGCACAGTTGTATTTATTGTCATATCCAGCAATCCCAACTTGCTTCACCCCAAATTCCTTGCCTATATAGCAGATTTTAAACAATTAGAAACGTGGGTGGTTGGCGGAGTAATTGGTATATTTATTATATCTGCCGCAATTGTTGTATTTGACGGTTTTCGTAAGGCTAAAATTAGTTAA
- a CDS encoding DUF3941 domain-containing protein, whose translation MSTTKDNDKKAKDNQAYNAEKNVQYTENLRAGKHSYSKQTDHK comes from the coding sequence ATGTCTACAACAAAAGATAATGATAAAAAAGCAAAAGATAATCAAGCTTACAATGCCGAAAAAAATGTGCAATATACAGAAAACCTTAGAGCGGGTAAACACTCATATTCCAAACAAACTGACCATAAATAG
- a CDS encoding PadR family transcriptional regulator, which yields MSTLLNSLTTELRRGTLTLAVLSQLRTPQYGYSLVQLLEESSINIDQSTLYPLLRRLEKQELVTSSWDTSESRPRKYYVLSEYGVEIFLQLKEEWMKNSKQLYGLLTKGEDDESN from the coding sequence ATGAGTACTTTACTAAATTCATTAACGACAGAGCTTAGAAGAGGAACGTTGACATTAGCGGTTTTAAGTCAATTGCGAACACCCCAGTACGGATATTCACTTGTTCAATTATTGGAGGAATCAAGTATTAATATTGATCAAAGTACCTTATATCCGTTGCTTCGCCGTTTAGAAAAGCAGGAGTTAGTGACAAGCAGTTGGGACACATCTGAGAGTAGACCCCGTAAGTACTATGTGTTAAGTGAATATGGTGTAGAAATCTTTTTGCAGTTAAAAGAGGAATGGATGAAGAATTCCAAACAACTATATGGGCTATTAACAAAGGGGGAAGACGATGAATCTAATTGA
- a CDS encoding LacI family DNA-binding transcriptional regulator, translating into MAVTIKDVAQLANVAPSTVSRVIANNPRISEKTKVRVREAMEKLGYHPNFIARSLANQSTQILGLVLPSSSETFFNSPTFATILRGLSECARERKYSLLMNTGNSDEEIFEGVVEMVQGGMVDGIVLMYSRMNDHTITYLQSRNFPFVLIGKPYEFAEEITYVDNDNYLAAKEATNYLLELGHKKVGFIGGHSKLVMTHERLLGYEGALKEHGIVPRNDYIFYEEALREEMQEVMQNLLALSEVPTALIVHDDLMALSIMNSLRSLGCFTPEHMSIVSLNNTLFSEISLSSFTSIDTNMYDIGYQATRCLVQKLASPEERIQGAIIPHHFVERDSCQRVQTAVLV; encoded by the coding sequence ATGGCCGTTACGATAAAAGACGTGGCACAATTGGCAAACGTTGCTCCTTCGACGGTTTCACGAGTTATTGCAAATAATCCTAGAATTAGTGAAAAAACAAAGGTACGTGTTCGTGAGGCGATGGAAAAGTTAGGGTATCATCCAAACTTTATTGCACGTAGTTTAGCCAATCAATCAACACAGATTTTGGGTTTAGTACTGCCCAGTTCATCAGAAACGTTTTTTAATAGTCCGACATTCGCTACGATATTACGTGGTTTAAGTGAATGTGCTCGAGAAAGAAAATATTCATTGCTCATGAATACGGGGAATTCCGATGAGGAAATTTTTGAGGGAGTCGTTGAAATGGTGCAGGGAGGTATGGTAGACGGGATTGTTCTGATGTATTCGCGTATGAATGATCACACGATTACCTATTTGCAATCACGCAATTTTCCTTTTGTTTTGATTGGAAAACCGTATGAATTTGCTGAAGAAATTACATATGTCGATAACGATAATTATTTAGCAGCGAAGGAAGCAACGAATTATTTATTAGAGTTAGGACATAAGAAGGTTGGATTCATTGGGGGCCATTCCAAACTTGTTATGACGCATGAGCGTTTATTAGGGTACGAAGGTGCTTTGAAGGAACATGGAATCGTACCTAGAAACGACTATATTTTTTATGAAGAGGCATTACGAGAAGAGATGCAAGAAGTGATGCAAAACCTTTTAGCTTTATCAGAAGTACCTACCGCTTTAATCGTCCACGATGATTTAATGGCACTGAGTATTATGAATAGTTTAAGGTCTTTAGGATGCTTTACTCCAGAGCATATGTCTATTGTGAGCTTGAACAATACTTTATTTTCAGAAATTTCACTTTCTTCATTCACTTCCATTGATACAAATATGTATGATATCGGATATCAAGCAACAAGATGCTTAGTTCAAAAGCTAGCGTCGCCAGAAGAACGAATACAAGGTGCTATTATCCCGCATCATTTTGTCGAGCGCGACTCGTGTCAACGAGTGCAAACAGCCGTGTTAGTTTAG
- a CDS encoding alpha-amylase family glycosyl hydrolase, which produces MRRVLSLVLLPFLLFYAIPVGAAEKEERTLEDEIIYSIMIDRFFDGNPENNGDADVTNPNTFNGGDFAGVTKKLDYLKEMGFTTILLSPVFTNDKEGYHGYWVEDFYNTDSHFGTLDELKTLVQEAHSRDIKVMVDFVANSVGPNHPWLQDPMKEDWFHKKDSADEQLEKIWIDGLPDLNQENPEVKDYLLDVAKWWIEETNIDGYRLHQVEYVNRDFWKDFVRVVKSEKSDFCLIGDVLEGTPKTISSYEETGMDAFMDYTKNEALRQAFAAPDESLTNLFSVKRKNEDLLKADTQLVNFMDTSQSSRFTFDAANHNQHPGTRWKIALSYLYTTPGVPVIFYGSEIALNGNEAPENHQLMNFKTEQDLVDYITDLAEIRAAHPALSRGKLDVLYEKDGVVVYKRTLAEETNVVVINNTSKTQKIVLNQSQLEENKELRGLLNGDLVRSQDGTYSIVIDRELAEVYKLVHKSVINIPYFAVLFAVLALFALFIALVMKRSKRNSID; this is translated from the coding sequence ATGCGCAGAGTGTTATCACTCGTTTTACTTCCGTTTCTTCTTTTTTACGCCATTCCAGTAGGAGCAGCTGAAAAAGAAGAACGAACGTTGGAAGATGAAATCATTTATTCTATCATGATTGACAGGTTTTTTGATGGAAATCCAGAAAATAATGGAGATGCGGATGTTACGAATCCGAATACGTTTAATGGCGGCGATTTTGCCGGTGTGACAAAAAAACTAGATTATTTAAAAGAGATGGGGTTCACAACCATTTTACTCTCTCCTGTTTTTACGAATGATAAAGAGGGGTATCATGGATATTGGGTGGAGGACTTTTACAATACAGATTCGCACTTTGGCACACTAGATGAATTGAAAACATTAGTACAGGAGGCCCATAGTCGAGACATAAAAGTGATGGTAGACTTTGTGGCTAATTCTGTCGGTCCTAATCATCCATGGTTACAGGATCCAATGAAAGAAGATTGGTTTCATAAAAAGGACAGCGCTGATGAACAGCTGGAAAAAATCTGGATTGATGGTCTGCCGGATTTAAATCAAGAAAATCCTGAGGTGAAAGATTATTTATTAGATGTAGCTAAATGGTGGATTGAAGAAACGAATATTGATGGCTATCGTCTTCATCAAGTTGAGTATGTAAACCGAGATTTTTGGAAGGATTTTGTGCGGGTTGTTAAATCAGAAAAATCTGATTTCTGTCTGATTGGTGATGTTTTAGAGGGGACTCCAAAAACGATTTCCAGCTATGAAGAGACTGGGATGGATGCTTTTATGGATTACACTAAAAATGAAGCATTACGCCAGGCCTTTGCTGCTCCAGATGAAAGCTTAACAAACCTTTTTTCCGTTAAGAGAAAAAACGAGGACTTACTTAAGGCTGACACACAGCTTGTGAACTTTATGGATACGAGTCAATCATCACGCTTTACGTTTGATGCGGCTAATCATAATCAGCATCCGGGTACACGCTGGAAAATAGCTCTATCCTATTTGTATACGACACCCGGTGTGCCTGTTATTTTCTATGGCTCCGAAATTGCGTTAAACGGTAATGAAGCCCCTGAAAATCACCAGCTGATGAATTTTAAAACCGAACAAGATTTAGTGGACTATATAACGGATCTTGCCGAAATTCGTGCCGCACATCCTGCTTTATCGCGAGGAAAATTAGATGTTTTATATGAAAAAGACGGTGTCGTTGTGTACAAGCGGACGTTGGCTGAAGAAACGAATGTTGTGGTCATTAATAATACGTCGAAAACACAAAAGATTGTATTGAATCAATCCCAGCTAGAGGAGAATAAGGAATTGAGAGGGTTATTGAACGGCGATCTCGTTCGTAGTCAAGATGGCACGTATTCTATCGTTATTGACCGAGAGCTAGCAGAAGTGTATAAGCTTGTTCATAAGTCGGTTATTAACATTCCTTACTTTGCTGTATTATTTGCGGTACTTGCTTTATTCGCTCTGTTTATTGCTTTAGTCATGAAACGTTCGAAAAGAAATTCAATAGATTAA